A single window of Rubripirellula lacrimiformis DNA harbors:
- a CDS encoding prolyl oligopeptidase family serine peptidase, producing the protein MIHLWIRRCSTAGSAAVIWLVLFAPTHNTHAQPPSTATSPTVDRYHGVDVHDDYRWLEDWSDPKVQEWSELQNAYARQTLDALPAVEAIRARVTEIMSARLISYANVHFAGGKYFAIKNQPPKEQSFLIRFDDLQNPDQASILFDPNVVDTDGTTSIDWYEPSPDGKWVAISISTGGSEVGDVSVFDTSSGMRVFEVVPRVNSGTAGGDLAWTPNSDGFYYTRHPRSGERDEADLNFYQQLFFHELGTDSANDRFELGTDFPRIAEIEVEVNDATGRVLCNVQDGDGGQFSHFVRSAAGRWVQFSQFGDKLVQATFEPNGCVLAITRQDAARGRIVRLPDPVNDPRKQVPVIDEDTDTVVTSFYHAPPSLLATEDRIYVTYQLGGPSQIRVFDLHGQPLPAPTQLPISSVGGIEPLSGNDILFHNASYVQPTQWLHFDAANSETIRTALSSQSNVDFDDVTVRREFATSKDGTQVPVNIIRPESATGAGPLVLYGYGGYGINLTPGFKAANKVLLEQGVTYVVANIRGGGEFGEQWHLGGNLTNKQNVFDDFYSAATHLIEKGYTTSDQLAIMGGSNGGLLMGATLTQHPDLAKCVVSSVGIYDMLRVELSPNGSFNIPEFGTVKNPDHFEAMRAYSPFHNVRDTVEYPATIFFTGANDPRVDPMQSRKMTGRMQAANPGGLPVLLRTSANSGHGGDTGLSQRIEEAVDRNAFLFYHLGVDYQQPVPR; encoded by the coding sequence ATGATTCACCTTTGGATTCGCCGTTGTTCTACTGCTGGTTCCGCGGCGGTTATTTGGTTGGTTCTGTTTGCGCCCACGCACAACACTCACGCTCAGCCACCCTCCACTGCGACATCGCCGACCGTTGATCGCTATCACGGCGTTGATGTTCACGACGACTACCGCTGGTTGGAGGATTGGAGTGATCCGAAGGTTCAAGAATGGAGTGAGCTTCAGAACGCTTACGCTCGGCAGACGCTGGACGCTTTGCCCGCGGTCGAAGCGATTCGCGCGCGAGTGACCGAGATCATGTCGGCACGACTGATCTCCTATGCCAACGTTCATTTCGCTGGCGGCAAGTACTTTGCGATCAAGAACCAGCCGCCCAAGGAGCAGTCGTTCCTGATCAGGTTTGATGATTTACAAAATCCCGATCAAGCCAGCATTTTGTTCGACCCCAACGTTGTCGATACCGACGGCACGACTTCCATCGATTGGTATGAACCGTCACCGGACGGCAAATGGGTGGCGATTTCGATTTCCACTGGTGGCAGCGAGGTGGGGGATGTGTCGGTTTTTGATACTTCCAGTGGAATGCGAGTGTTTGAAGTGGTGCCGCGCGTGAACTCGGGCACCGCTGGGGGCGATCTTGCTTGGACCCCCAACAGTGATGGCTTCTATTACACCCGCCATCCGCGATCGGGCGAACGCGACGAGGCGGATCTGAATTTCTATCAGCAGTTGTTCTTTCACGAACTGGGTACCGATAGTGCAAACGACCGATTCGAATTGGGGACCGATTTCCCTCGGATCGCCGAGATTGAAGTCGAGGTCAATGATGCGACCGGTCGCGTGCTGTGCAATGTCCAGGACGGTGACGGCGGACAGTTCAGCCACTTTGTTCGATCGGCTGCAGGTCGCTGGGTGCAGTTCAGCCAGTTCGGCGACAAACTGGTGCAAGCGACCTTCGAGCCCAATGGCTGCGTGCTAGCGATCACGCGACAGGACGCCGCCAGGGGCAGGATCGTTCGATTGCCGGATCCCGTGAACGATCCTCGCAAACAAGTGCCTGTGATCGATGAAGACACCGACACGGTGGTGACCAGTTTCTATCATGCGCCGCCAAGTCTATTGGCGACAGAGGATCGGATCTATGTGACGTACCAGTTGGGCGGACCGTCGCAGATTCGCGTCTTCGATCTTCACGGTCAACCACTGCCTGCACCGACTCAATTGCCGATTTCTAGCGTCGGTGGCATCGAGCCTCTATCGGGCAATGACATCTTGTTCCATAACGCGTCTTACGTTCAACCGACACAGTGGTTGCATTTCGATGCCGCCAACAGCGAAACCATTCGCACAGCGCTTTCCAGCCAGTCCAATGTTGACTTTGATGATGTCACCGTCCGCCGCGAATTTGCGACGTCCAAGGATGGGACGCAAGTGCCCGTGAACATCATTCGCCCGGAATCCGCGACCGGTGCAGGACCATTGGTGCTGTACGGTTATGGTGGCTATGGCATCAATCTGACGCCCGGTTTCAAGGCAGCCAACAAGGTGCTGTTGGAACAGGGCGTGACCTACGTCGTCGCGAATATCCGCGGTGGTGGCGAGTTCGGTGAACAGTGGCACTTGGGCGGTAACTTGACGAACAAGCAGAATGTTTTCGATGACTTCTACTCTGCGGCGACTCACTTGATCGAGAAGGGATATACGACATCCGACCAATTGGCGATCATGGGCGGATCCAACGGCGGTCTGTTGATGGGCGCCACTCTGACTCAGCATCCGGATCTGGCCAAGTGCGTGGTGTCGTCCGTCGGGATCTACGACATGCTTCGGGTGGAATTGTCACCCAATGGATCGTTCAATATCCCCGAGTTCGGAACCGTGAAGAACCCTGATCACTTTGAAGCGATGCGTGCCTACTCGCCGTTCCACAATGTTCGCGACACCGTGGAGTATCCGGCCACGATCTTCTTTACCGGCGCCAATGATCCGCGAGTGGACCCGATGCAGTCGAGGAAGATGACCGGGCGAATGCAGGCAGCCAATCCAGGTGGCTTGCCGGTGCTGCTACGTACCAGTGCGAATTCGGGTCATGGTGGCGACACGGGGTTGTCGCAGCGGATCGAAGAAGCGGTCGACCGCAATGCTTTTCTTTTCTACCACCTGGGTGTGGACTACCAGCAGCCCGTTCCTCGCTAG
- a CDS encoding metallophosphoesterase has product MNRFVFQLLLACCATAALADDATFTAAPAGSFTIAVIPDTQSYVKQTSASDSDGDAVLRNPIFETITDWIATNRQQQNIVFVSHVGDIVDKNVPEQWNVARQCMDRIHGVIPYGVTVGNHDMVTAGDSSLFQKYFPESRFKDFDWYGGSFHPDRPDPAISGNNANSYQKIRTPHLNLLHLNLECNAPDDVLAWANKTIASHPKHHVIITTHMDLGPTHRPTTNQGYIIDPKGRMEWKKCHSRRGNTAVEMWDKCFKLHENVFLICSGDQRRSQAMHVTAHGDHGNVVHSCLSDYSSDGSLRLYRFVPDEDRVDVITYNADREQLTRTTQLVADHEEHQFSFEHSMPSP; this is encoded by the coding sequence ATGAATAGATTCGTCTTCCAGCTTCTATTGGCATGCTGTGCAACAGCCGCCCTCGCCGACGACGCAACTTTTACTGCCGCACCGGCAGGTTCGTTTACGATCGCGGTCATCCCGGACACTCAGTCCTACGTCAAACAAACATCCGCGTCCGACTCGGACGGCGATGCAGTCCTTCGCAATCCCATTTTCGAAACGATCACCGATTGGATTGCGACGAATCGTCAGCAGCAAAACATTGTCTTTGTCAGCCACGTTGGCGACATCGTCGACAAGAATGTTCCTGAGCAATGGAACGTGGCTCGCCAGTGCATGGATCGGATTCACGGCGTCATCCCCTATGGCGTGACGGTTGGAAACCACGACATGGTCACCGCAGGCGACTCGTCATTGTTCCAAAAGTACTTCCCCGAGTCACGCTTCAAAGACTTTGACTGGTACGGCGGCTCGTTTCACCCCGATCGTCCAGATCCAGCAATCTCTGGCAATAACGCCAACAGTTACCAGAAAATCCGCACGCCGCATTTGAATCTGCTGCATCTGAATTTGGAATGCAACGCACCGGATGATGTATTGGCTTGGGCCAACAAGACCATTGCCAGTCATCCCAAGCATCATGTCATCATCACCACCCACATGGACCTGGGCCCGACACACCGTCCGACCACCAACCAAGGATACATCATTGATCCGAAGGGCCGGATGGAATGGAAGAAGTGCCATTCGCGGCGAGGCAACACGGCTGTCGAAATGTGGGACAAGTGTTTCAAACTGCACGAGAATGTGTTTCTGATTTGTTCCGGTGACCAACGTCGCAGTCAAGCCATGCACGTGACCGCACACGGTGACCATGGCAACGTCGTTCATTCATGTTTGTCCGATTACAGCAGCGATGGTTCGTTGCGACTCTACCGATTTGTGCCCGACGAGGATCGCGTGGATGTGATCACCTACAATGCAGATCGCGAACAGCTGACACGAACCACCCAGCTGGTTGCGGACCACGAAGAGCATCAGTTTTCGTTCGAACACTCGATGCCGTCGCCATAG
- a CDS encoding NAD-dependent epimerase/dehydratase family protein encodes MRILFTGGSGKAGRYVVADLVARGHRVLNLDLVPAGIPGAFDLTTDLTDAGQVFSAMSGITGFDELDAGMGDERSQALKFDAVIHFAAIARIQLRPDPECFRINTVSTYNVLEAAVKLGVPKIMFASSETTYGVCFASGEVRPQYIPVDEEHPTVPQDAYAMSKVCNEACGRSFHARSGAEIYALRLNNVIEPHEYAELAPRWRVDAACRRRNIFGYIDTRDLSDFVDRALAADGLGYQVFNVANGDSSVGMSSADVAATFYDDVPVTRAMGEFETFYAIDKAKEMLGFDPKSRWRDVS; translated from the coding sequence ATGCGGATTCTGTTTACCGGTGGTTCGGGCAAGGCCGGCCGTTACGTCGTCGCTGATCTGGTCGCGCGTGGGCACCGGGTTCTGAACCTGGACCTTGTTCCAGCGGGCATTCCTGGTGCATTTGATTTGACCACGGACTTGACGGACGCGGGGCAAGTGTTTTCCGCGATGTCGGGGATCACGGGGTTCGATGAGCTGGATGCAGGAATGGGTGATGAGCGGTCGCAAGCGTTAAAATTCGACGCGGTGATTCACTTTGCCGCGATCGCCCGCATTCAGCTACGCCCTGACCCGGAGTGTTTTCGAATCAACACGGTGTCGACGTACAACGTGTTGGAGGCGGCGGTGAAGTTGGGGGTGCCGAAGATCATGTTTGCGTCATCTGAGACAACTTACGGCGTTTGCTTTGCCAGCGGCGAAGTGCGGCCGCAATACATCCCGGTGGACGAGGAACATCCGACGGTGCCGCAGGACGCCTATGCGATGTCCAAGGTTTGTAATGAAGCCTGCGGCCGTTCCTTTCACGCTCGATCGGGGGCGGAAATCTATGCGTTGCGATTGAACAACGTGATCGAACCGCACGAGTATGCGGAGCTCGCGCCGCGTTGGCGTGTCGACGCTGCCTGTCGTCGCCGCAACATTTTCGGGTATATCGACACGCGTGACCTGAGTGACTTTGTCGACCGAGCGTTAGCCGCAGATGGGCTTGGGTATCAGGTGTTCAATGTCGCCAACGGGGATTCGTCGGTTGGAATGTCCAGCGCTGACGTGGCGGCGACGTTCTACGACGACGTGCCGGTGACGCGAGCGATGGGCGAGTTCGAAACGTTCTACGCAATCGATAAGGCGAAAGAGATGCTTGGGTTTGATCCGAAGTCGCGTTGGCGCGACGTGAGCTAG
- a CDS encoding FAD-dependent oxidoreductase: MDRKAASRRTFLQTTAGGLVVSAALTSPDTQAAESSSATRIANPIGGDVLRTEATLSPDAKHLLEQPRSIPVVGKTDVLVCGGGPAGIAAAVAAARAGASVQLIEVAGCLGGVWTAGLLTKILDAENKSGIMAELLHRFAAEGSEVANQSNGTVYDPEIAKLVLEDICIEAGVKIRLHTRLVGAVTDSDRRVVAVVTESKSGRETWLADRFVDCSGDGDLAAHAGCRFDLGVGADCQCQPMSMMALLTGIDADEVRPYIRETASSAKPLLLKLMEDNGMSPSYRAPTLRHLHSDIFSIMTNHEYGVSAFDAGAITDSTIRARREVHDLVNGLRRIGGPWKEIAVVATAEQIGVREGRRIRGRYKITADDVATGRKHPQSVCTAKFPIDVHALNDHGNKEINSEFKKGGHQPYGIPYPALIAEDVDGLLLAGRCISGDFIAHSSYRVTGNSVPMGEAAGRAAAVSIQQNVMPHELDWNEIKG, encoded by the coding sequence ATGGACCGCAAAGCCGCATCACGCCGAACCTTTTTGCAAACCACCGCTGGCGGCTTGGTCGTCTCTGCTGCCTTGACGTCACCGGACACTCAGGCCGCCGAGTCGAGTTCCGCAACCCGCATCGCCAACCCTATCGGCGGTGACGTCCTCCGTACCGAAGCGACACTATCACCGGACGCCAAGCATTTGCTGGAACAGCCGCGATCGATTCCCGTGGTGGGAAAGACCGACGTGCTTGTCTGTGGTGGTGGTCCGGCTGGGATCGCCGCAGCGGTAGCCGCCGCGCGTGCCGGAGCGAGCGTCCAATTGATCGAAGTCGCTGGATGTCTGGGCGGCGTCTGGACCGCAGGACTGTTGACCAAGATTCTGGACGCAGAAAACAAGTCCGGGATCATGGCCGAATTGCTGCATCGGTTCGCCGCCGAAGGAAGTGAGGTGGCCAACCAGAGCAACGGGACAGTCTACGACCCCGAAATCGCCAAGCTGGTCTTGGAAGACATTTGCATCGAAGCGGGAGTAAAAATTCGTTTGCACACGCGGCTTGTCGGAGCCGTCACGGACTCGGATCGCCGCGTCGTCGCCGTGGTCACCGAATCCAAATCAGGACGCGAAACCTGGTTAGCCGATCGATTTGTCGACTGCAGCGGTGATGGTGATCTGGCAGCTCACGCAGGCTGTCGCTTCGATCTGGGCGTGGGTGCAGATTGTCAGTGCCAACCGATGTCGATGATGGCATTGCTGACAGGGATCGACGCCGATGAAGTGCGACCGTACATCCGGGAAACTGCCAGCTCGGCAAAACCCTTGTTGCTGAAATTGATGGAAGACAATGGGATGTCGCCGTCTTACCGTGCACCAACCTTGCGGCATCTGCACAGCGATATTTTCTCCATCATGACCAATCACGAATACGGTGTTTCCGCGTTCGACGCTGGCGCGATCACCGATTCAACGATCCGCGCGCGCCGCGAAGTCCACGATCTGGTCAACGGTCTACGCCGCATCGGTGGTCCCTGGAAAGAGATCGCCGTGGTAGCAACCGCCGAACAGATCGGAGTTCGTGAAGGTCGACGCATCCGCGGTCGATACAAAATCACCGCCGACGATGTTGCCACCGGTCGAAAGCACCCGCAATCCGTCTGCACCGCCAAGTTCCCCATCGACGTACATGCGCTGAACGACCACGGAAACAAAGAAATCAACAGCGAGTTTAAAAAGGGTGGTCATCAACCCTACGGCATCCCCTACCCCGCACTGATTGCCGAAGACGTGGACGGACTGTTGCTAGCCGGCCGCTGCATCAGCGGCGACTTCATCGCCCATTCCAGCTATCGAGTAACCGGCAACTCCGTCCCCATGGGCGAAGCCGCCGGCCGAGCCGCCGCCGTCTCAATCCAACAGAATGTGATGCCCCACGAACTGGACTGGAACGAAATCAAAGGCTAG
- a CDS encoding DUF6797 domain-containing protein, giving the protein MFSVIGKSIARKAISLCMLGILVSGLCNLLLTPLLAADDTAVLAPDRVVSWCIVPFDAKQRTPAQRAAMLQELGITRSAYDWRAQHVTEFEQEILEYQKHGIQFFAFWGAHDEAFKLFEKYQLHPQIWQMLGEVTGDTQQPKVEAAAQTLLPLARRTAALGCALGIYNHGGWGGEPQNMVQVCQRLHELGQDHVGIVYNFHHAHTHINDWASSLALMKPHLLCLNLNGMNPNEQPKILGIGKGDHELEMIRVVIESGYDGPIGILDHRADLDARESLIENRDGLAWIRKELASPGSGGPLPPTPTAGTKPKLPDDARSGIVVPGSEAYRRPPITVEVRATIHRRDRYNILVANDSKQSSDHWELFSMTGNGRLTAYLPGAAPDHVHSDAMICDGHPHTIAMIYEQNRIRLYVDGKQVADQAVVATNRLAKVPGDLGIGRLVEGRFRCDGDIHWLRIFKGVREIANVPAVDVTDDASTIQLWKFDLGDAAQPGMPTTEPSADDAESEPRNSQTQLPYDPSRVAQLVRRAQQSGDATRGARVFVDEKLACLSCHKIGSKGGTIGPALTTIAKDRTLNQIVESILWPQRQVSPEHITWKILTTDGNIVTGFKHSSDDQAVVIRDTATNNLVTVVTDDIEQEMAGGSVMPDGLTAAMSPEQQLDLIRFMSELGRDGEPLSESIQQVIQRAQMHGHSHGPADFPLSNPPLRPANWQHATHTVNRDRAYDFYTKQAEYFRQQPHPPTLINAFPGLDGGDQGHWGNQSEVDWADDRWNTTQLGSLQSGVFRADAITVPRGVCVRLGDDGEMSACFNPDTLAFDAVWTGGFVKFSSVREGFLGGLKPDGSLIPVPTPRNIDGPFQYHGYYRSGQRVIFSYTIDGVKYLDSAWVDDGKFVRDFAPADEHPLRDRTTGGPRQWPQVIETTITLGTQRPYAIDTIALPYDNPWNALVSCGGHDFLGDGSALVCTMQGDVWHVSGLDSGLVPQDSGSKNAGTENANQPGVARWTRFASGLHHALGLVVSDGQVYVQCRDQLTRLTDLNDDGEADFYECFSNAPITSSAGHDFICGLQRDRRGHFYTASGNQGLLRISPNGKTATVVATGFRNPDGLGILPDGTVTVPVSEGGWTPASAIHAVKHAASDSGDHPPHHGYGGPKNGQPPELPLVYLPRGIDNSSGGQVHVDSQSFGPLQDQLLHFSFGAGTWFSVLRDQVDGQIQGAVVPLAGDFLSGAHRGRFHPVDGQLYVCGMSGWGTYTPDDGCFQRVRYTGDVVQMPVAFHAFRNGIRITFAEPIDVATAADPAHHFAQCWNYRYSGAYGSPEYSSTHPGTAGHDPLRIESAKVLDDGRSLFLEIPELQPVNQLHLRMHVNDDEPVSSNPAGSGHDLFITLHKLDEPFTAFDGYQLRQKQIAVHPMLFDLATMTKRTPNRWHQPIANARKIQIETGSNLSYVTRQFTVRANEPLALTLSNPDVVPHNWVLVEPGAMQQVGQLGNQMIADPYAFARQYIPQTNQIIAHTDIVSAGQDETIYFVAPNQPGRYPFLCTFPGHWMVMNGTMIVTE; this is encoded by the coding sequence GTGTTTTCTGTGATCGGCAAATCAATCGCGCGCAAGGCGATCAGTCTCTGCATGCTGGGCATCCTTGTTTCTGGTCTTTGCAACCTTTTGCTGACGCCGTTACTGGCAGCAGATGACACTGCCGTGCTAGCGCCCGATCGCGTAGTGTCGTGGTGCATCGTTCCGTTCGATGCAAAGCAGCGTACACCCGCACAGCGGGCAGCGATGCTGCAGGAACTGGGGATCACGCGATCGGCCTACGATTGGCGTGCGCAACATGTGACTGAATTCGAACAGGAAATCCTGGAATACCAAAAGCATGGCATCCAGTTCTTTGCATTTTGGGGGGCGCACGACGAAGCGTTCAAACTGTTCGAAAAGTATCAACTGCACCCTCAAATCTGGCAAATGCTAGGCGAAGTCACCGGCGATACTCAACAACCGAAAGTCGAGGCTGCTGCGCAAACGCTACTTCCGCTGGCCCGGCGAACCGCTGCGCTGGGATGTGCACTCGGAATCTACAACCACGGTGGTTGGGGTGGCGAACCGCAAAACATGGTCCAGGTATGTCAGCGTCTGCATGAACTGGGCCAAGATCATGTCGGCATCGTTTACAACTTCCACCACGCACACACGCACATCAACGATTGGGCTTCGTCGCTGGCGTTGATGAAACCACACTTGTTGTGCTTGAATCTGAACGGGATGAACCCAAACGAGCAACCCAAAATCCTGGGGATTGGCAAGGGGGATCACGAACTGGAGATGATTCGAGTCGTCATTGAAAGCGGTTACGACGGACCGATCGGGATCCTGGACCACCGGGCAGATCTTGATGCACGCGAATCGCTGATCGAAAACCGTGATGGGTTGGCCTGGATCCGCAAAGAACTGGCGTCACCCGGCAGTGGCGGTCCGCTGCCACCCACACCCACCGCCGGTACCAAACCCAAATTGCCTGACGATGCACGCTCAGGCATCGTCGTTCCCGGCTCGGAAGCCTATCGCCGTCCCCCAATCACCGTCGAAGTCCGTGCGACCATCCATCGCCGCGACCGTTACAACATTCTGGTGGCCAACGATTCCAAGCAGTCATCCGACCACTGGGAACTGTTTTCGATGACTGGGAATGGTCGGTTAACCGCCTACTTGCCCGGTGCCGCACCCGATCACGTTCATTCCGATGCAATGATTTGTGACGGCCATCCGCATACGATCGCGATGATCTACGAACAGAATCGCATCCGCCTTTACGTGGATGGCAAACAGGTCGCGGACCAGGCCGTCGTAGCGACGAATCGATTGGCAAAAGTTCCCGGCGACCTTGGCATCGGACGACTGGTCGAGGGCCGATTCCGATGCGACGGCGACATCCATTGGCTGCGGATTTTCAAAGGAGTGCGTGAGATTGCGAACGTGCCGGCCGTCGATGTTACCGATGATGCGTCGACCATCCAGTTATGGAAGTTCGATCTCGGCGATGCAGCGCAGCCCGGCATGCCGACGACAGAGCCTTCCGCCGACGATGCTGAATCGGAACCCCGCAACAGCCAGACACAATTGCCCTACGACCCATCGCGGGTCGCCCAGTTGGTCCGCCGGGCGCAGCAATCGGGCGACGCAACACGCGGCGCTCGTGTCTTCGTGGATGAAAAGCTTGCCTGTTTGTCGTGCCACAAAATTGGATCCAAGGGCGGCACCATCGGGCCGGCTCTGACCACGATCGCCAAAGATCGGACGTTGAATCAGATTGTCGAATCGATCCTTTGGCCTCAGCGACAGGTATCGCCCGAACACATCACTTGGAAAATTTTGACGACCGATGGCAACATCGTTACCGGATTCAAACACAGTTCCGACGACCAAGCTGTGGTCATCCGCGACACGGCGACCAACAACCTGGTCACCGTTGTCACGGACGACATCGAACAAGAGATGGCAGGTGGATCAGTGATGCCCGATGGATTGACCGCCGCGATGTCCCCCGAACAGCAATTGGACCTGATTCGGTTCATGAGCGAGCTGGGCCGCGACGGAGAACCACTTTCCGAATCGATTCAGCAGGTGATCCAGCGTGCTCAGATGCACGGACATTCACACGGGCCAGCCGATTTCCCGCTTAGCAACCCGCCATTGCGACCCGCCAATTGGCAACACGCCACGCACACAGTCAATCGCGATCGTGCGTACGATTTCTATACCAAACAAGCGGAGTACTTTCGTCAACAGCCCCATCCGCCGACGCTGATCAACGCCTTTCCCGGACTCGATGGCGGCGACCAGGGACATTGGGGCAACCAGAGCGAAGTCGACTGGGCCGACGACCGCTGGAACACCACACAGCTTGGATCGCTGCAATCCGGTGTGTTTCGCGCCGACGCAATCACGGTGCCTCGCGGCGTCTGTGTCCGTCTGGGTGACGACGGTGAAATGTCAGCCTGTTTCAATCCCGACACTTTGGCCTTTGACGCCGTCTGGACTGGCGGTTTCGTCAAGTTCAGCTCGGTCCGCGAGGGGTTCCTCGGTGGGTTGAAACCAGACGGATCGTTGATCCCGGTACCGACGCCCCGCAATATCGATGGTCCCTTCCAATACCACGGCTATTACCGCAGTGGCCAACGCGTCATTTTTTCGTACACCATCGACGGCGTGAAGTATCTCGATTCCGCTTGGGTGGACGACGGAAAGTTCGTTCGCGACTTTGCACCCGCGGACGAACATCCCTTACGCGATCGGACGACCGGTGGACCGCGCCAATGGCCGCAAGTGATCGAAACCACGATCACCCTTGGCACCCAGCGTCCGTACGCGATCGATACGATCGCATTGCCCTATGACAACCCTTGGAACGCACTGGTTTCCTGCGGCGGGCACGACTTCCTCGGCGACGGCAGCGCTCTGGTGTGCACGATGCAAGGCGACGTCTGGCACGTCAGCGGATTGGATTCGGGTTTGGTGCCCCAAGACTCGGGTTCCAAAAACGCGGGTACCGAAAACGCAAATCAACCAGGCGTTGCACGTTGGACGCGTTTCGCATCCGGCCTGCACCATGCCTTGGGATTGGTCGTGTCCGACGGACAGGTCTACGTTCAATGCCGAGACCAACTGACGCGGTTGACCGATCTAAACGACGACGGCGAAGCGGACTTCTATGAATGTTTCAGCAACGCACCAATCACATCATCGGCCGGGCATGATTTCATCTGCGGCCTACAGCGCGACCGCCGAGGTCACTTCTATACTGCGTCCGGCAATCAGGGGCTGTTGCGAATTTCCCCAAATGGCAAGACGGCGACGGTCGTTGCGACCGGTTTCCGGAACCCCGACGGTTTGGGGATCCTGCCTGACGGGACTGTCACGGTACCGGTTTCCGAAGGCGGATGGACACCTGCATCGGCAATCCACGCGGTCAAACACGCCGCGTCAGACAGCGGCGATCATCCGCCTCACCATGGATACGGCGGCCCCAAGAATGGCCAACCACCAGAGTTGCCGCTGGTGTACCTGCCGCGCGGCATCGACAACTCCAGCGGTGGCCAAGTCCACGTCGACAGCCAATCTTTCGGACCGCTGCAGGATCAGTTGTTGCATTTCTCGTTCGGCGCCGGCACCTGGTTCAGCGTGCTTCGTGACCAGGTCGATGGTCAAATCCAAGGCGCCGTGGTCCCGCTGGCCGGCGACTTTTTGTCCGGCGCTCACCGCGGTCGGTTCCATCCGGTGGATGGGCAACTGTACGTTTGCGGCATGTCCGGATGGGGAACCTACACGCCGGACGACGGGTGTTTCCAACGAGTTCGTTACACCGGCGACGTCGTTCAAATGCCTGTCGCATTTCACGCTTTCCGAAATGGCATTCGCATCACATTCGCTGAACCGATCGATGTCGCAACCGCCGCAGATCCCGCGCATCATTTTGCGCAGTGTTGGAACTATCGCTACAGCGGCGCATACGGATCGCCGGAGTATTCCAGCACTCATCCGGGCACCGCGGGACACGATCCTCTGCGGATCGAATCGGCAAAGGTCCTCGACGATGGGCGTTCGTTGTTTCTGGAGATCCCCGAACTGCAACCGGTCAACCAATTGCATTTGCGAATGCATGTCAACGACGACGAACCGGTTTCCAGCAATCCCGCCGGCAGCGGCCATGACCTGTTCATCACGTTACACAAGCTCGACGAACCGTTCACCGCCTTCGATGGTTACCAACTGCGTCAGAAGCAAATCGCGGTGCACCCAATGCTTTTCGACTTAGCAACCATGACCAAGCGAACGCCCAATCGATGGCACCAACCGATCGCGAACGCTCGAAAGATTCAAATCGAAACGGGCAGCAATCTCAGCTACGTCACACGGCAATTCACCGTCCGTGCCAATGAACCGCTAGCGTTGACTCTATCGAACCCGGACGTCGTTCCTCATAACTGGGTGCTGGTCGAACCCGGTGCGATGCAGCAGGTAGGCCAGTTGGGCAACCAGATGATCGCGGATCCCTACGCTTTTGCTCGACAATACATCCCGCAAACCAACCAAATCATCGCCCATACCGATATTGTGTCTGCGGGCCAGGACGAAACCATCTACTTCGTCGCGCCAAACCAGCCCGGCCGGTATCCATTCCTTTGTACCTTTCCCGGTCACTGGATGGTCATGAACGGAACAATGATCGTGACCGAATAG